One Thioclava sp. ES.031 genomic window, GCCGAGCCAGAGAGCCGCGCCGAAAAGCGCGACCAAAAACGCACTCCAAAGCGTGGCGCGTGGAGCTGGCAGATGTGGCGGCCCGTCGGTCTTGCGCGCTTGCAACGATTTCCCGGGAGGCGGAGGCTGTCTGCGCTTTGCACGCGGGGGATCTTCAGGAGCGCGGGCCATTTTCGCCTCAGGGTTGTCATGTTTCGCGTCGTCATTAACCCCAGCTTAGGTAAAGCAAGCCTTAATGGCGGCGATGAAACCTATCCGTCTCACGCAATTGTCAGGCCCCGATGCGGGCTGGGATCGGGCGTTGCGCGCGCTTGCGCCCGGGCACCCGCCAGCCTTTCAGCAAGCGGCACTCTATGGGACGCTTGCTGCCGCGCGGGGGCGGCGCGTCCTGCGGCTCGAGATCACGCATGAGGGCAGTCGGATCGCACTGGCCCAGATGATCGGGCGCGGTGGGCTTTGGCTCTTGTCGCGCGGGCCGGTTTTCGCTCCGGGCCTAGATCGCTCTCTCCAAATCGCGGTGCTGCGCCGGATCGCGCGCCGATGGGGGATCACCCTTGCGACGCCGGACGCGCCGCTGGCCGGGGTCGGGCTGGTCCCGCTGATCACGTCCCGCCACCACGCGCTTTGGTCCTTGCACCCCGAGACGGAGGCACTGCGCGCCGGACTGGCCGGAAAATGGCGCAATCGCTTGGCGGCGGCGGAGCGCGCGGGGCTTCAGGTGAGGTTAGAGCCCGAGATCGACTGGCTTCTCTCCGCCGATGCCGCGCAGCAACGGGCGCGTGGCTACCGCGCCTTGCCGCCCGGCTTCACCCGCGCCTGGGCGGATCACGGTCCGGCGGATCTCCTCGCGCTGCGCATCGAGGATGCCACGGGGCAGCGCCTCGCGGGTGGCATCTTCCTGCTCCATGGCGACGGGGCGAGCTATCACATCGGCTGGACCGGGCCGCAGGGGCGCGCGTCGGGCGCGCATAATCTGATGCTCTGGCACGCGGCGCTGCGGCTGAAAGCGCGCGGCATCCGACAGCTCGATCTGGGCGCGGTGGATAGCGAGGACGGGGCAGGGCGGATGCACTTCAAACTGGGCACCGGCGCGCAGCCTCACAGCCTTGGGGCGACCCTGTGGGTGCTGCCCGGTTAACCCTTCTCCTTGAGGAAAATATCCCCGCCGGAGGCTCCTCAGCCCGCCGCAGGCGCACCGCCGGACTGTCGCGCATGGAAGATGAAGCCGAGGAAATTCAGCAGCACTTGCGCAGCAAGGATCGGGGTGGAGCCGGTGGGGTCGTAATCGGGGGCGACCTCGACCAGATCGATGCCCACGACCTCGTGCCGCTTCGC contains:
- a CDS encoding GNAT family N-acetyltransferase, which codes for MKPIRLTQLSGPDAGWDRALRALAPGHPPAFQQAALYGTLAAARGRRVLRLEITHEGSRIALAQMIGRGGLWLLSRGPVFAPGLDRSLQIAVLRRIARRWGITLATPDAPLAGVGLVPLITSRHHALWSLHPETEALRAGLAGKWRNRLAAAERAGLQVRLEPEIDWLLSADAAQQRARGYRALPPGFTRAWADHGPADLLALRIEDATGQRLAGGIFLLHGDGASYHIGWTGPQGRASGAHNLMLWHAALRLKARGIRQLDLGAVDSEDGAGRMHFKLGTGAQPHSLGATLWVLPG